The stretch of DNA ttcggccgatatggcagcaatttcttgtcggatattgtctttcagcgcagccagggtccttggtttaccagtgtataccttggattttaaatatccccataaaaaaaaagtcagaaggcgtcaaatcaggtgatctcggtggccagtcataatcgccgtttttcgatattaatcttccggggaacatttcgcgcaataatttggtcgtggcagccgctgtatggcatgtagcgccgtcctgttggaaccagtaattgtccaattcattttcacgaacaaatggcaataaaaagatgcctaactcttccgaacgatggcgacctgatgtcgatggagtctctgcaacactggctcgaacggcatcaatattctcgtcgaaacgtcttggtcgttgtctggacagatgactggcattatcaacactaccagacgttataaatttggcatataatcgacgtatagtgttgtctccaggcgatgttttaactttatttttatttttccacgcacgtttagttaacacaattgagaagttattttgaatgtacagctgaacaatttcagcgcgttgtttaggtgtgtattgttccatggttaaaattgtactgaaatgacgcttccaacgcggtatgacatttgttaatctgacatctctgtcaaaagttatggggttgccagatgcttccactttaaatggcccatcCTGTACatattaaagcttttcgcatactttgccgcatacacggcccagaccgaaaaggatatatcctttttactcttagaaagcATTTCCCAACTTCGTTCTATATTgtagtgtaatattatcacgcatttatgcaacagcgcCAGTGGCTATGTAGATAGCGCGGTCGTATAAAACGGCGCTGGCCTTGGTTCCATTCCCGCTTGTCATCGTTCGGATTTTTTTTGGGcacaatcccaagctgacgttcagtatgagagaaagagatgtctgttcCCATATAtacacaaacattttaaagcttttgaaaaagttgctttcatttattcatttcaaCCTTCAGCAcacgataaaaatatttttttctgccgaagatgatgtgttttctgccaacggcaAACTTGACTAATTATTTGCAGTTTTCAATATCGCGATCAGCATTCAGTTTTTTCCGCCAAATCATTGACGATTAAGGTTTCACTCAGTTGGTTGGTTTGCACTTGCACTCGTGGGAGTTTCCTTGTTCTTTTTAATCATTCGCGCCACAGTACTTTTAGGATAATGCAGCAGTTTTGCCAGCTCCCGAGCTAAGCTGATTTACTTACTATTTAGATTTTACTTTACGAAACAGACAGCAGCAAGATCCGGTGAATGAGACAAATGATCTTGTAGTGgcacaaaaatgttacattgtctTTTAAAAAGTTCTTGTCCAACAACTTTTCTAGAGACAATGTATTATGGCATTATGGCCCAATTTTTTTGGATGTTAATGTTGTTTTTTccttaattcgtttatttttacaggctcagttataaAGTTTTAAGGAGCCGAGTTAATGTTGTTGTGTACATTATATCACATATATGTACTACTGGTAGCGAACAAATTAACCTGGCTTCGCTAATTGAAGGGTTTTGGGAAAAATTTGATCAAGTAAGGATAgcctgaccaaatagttcaggcaTAAAAACTGGAcacctatgcaaaaaaaaaaaatttcgaaacattttattgagtaaatGTAACCGAGTGTAAAACAGAATAATCAAACATTCTTAGGAATCCAACGAAggaatatttagatgaagaagaGACGTTGTGAAGGATATTCTGATTTTTGGAAGTTATATCATTAAGtttgtcacattccagatcgAAGTTCTGTTGTCAAACTAACTTTCATGCTTTCAACATTGAGTAGAGACTTTTCTTTTGTCCACATATTGTTCATGGCACAAAAATACGGTAGACACAAAATATACGGCAATTCCATACCAAAACAAACAATTATGACGCGATCATGTACCCTTTTTTTATGTAGAACTACGACTTTCAgtaaagggtgccaaatcagaaaacagatcacgatTTTATGAAGTAAAGTTTAAGTTACTAACTACTTTCGCTATGAATGAATGTTAATGATTTGCACACCAGTCGAATCGGATATATTCtaagatttcttttttttcctggTGTTGAGAGGTTTTATGTGTAAGTTTATGCATGACACGCACATTTTGTTGTTTCATGTGTTACTCAACGTAAATTGAAATGATTAAGAAATGTGCAATATTGATCTCGGGGGAGCGTATATTTAATCGTCTGTGATCGAATATGTCATTGACTGTCGCTGCATTAAAATAAGGAAATTAATTTCTTGCGCATTGCTCTCGCGAGGACAAGAATGGATCATCAATCAATAACCTCCACAAGTTTTTACAACTCTCTCCATCGGTCCTGAAacttgatttgaaaattttcagtgtATCCTAATGTAATGTCCGGCTAAATGTAAAgcgaattgatttttgattgtaactttttccgatcgatcatttaATTTCCATGAATcagagcattgtttccgggctAAAGTGGTGTCAATGTACAAGTGTTTTATTGGGAATTTCGTCGAGAGGGTCGATGGTGCTTTGCACTTCAAACGTATTTCGTGCTTAACTAAAGGGATGCAGAAGAAGAGGCTCAAACTACGGTTGGCAAAATTTACAGCTTGgaagaaattttcaaacttCAGCTGAGGAGCAAGTTATCGccacatgaaaaatgaaaaacacagAGAATGCAGTGCATTGTTTTCGGTGTTTTCCTGAGGTGAAAGCTGTGTTCTTCGACGACAAATGAAGATTAAAGGTTGTTCCGCAACGCTTGCCCTCGCCGGCAATTATtttgtagttctacgttaacaatgcggtcgaatCTTGGACACCaaccttcaatttttttttaaaatcttgTTGCAACTGTTCAAAgttgcattttccatttttaaatgACCAATTccaattacgactgatttttataaGGCCGTatcgaatataattttttttcgagagaaTCATTACTCGAATTTTTTGGGAAATCAATTAactatatagaaaaatataacaCTCAAAATACAATgttaaaaaaatcttactcaaaatatGTCtccatgtatttttttcaaaataatccattgattttctaacaactttgccGTACATCATATTTTAAGCAGACGTCTGGATTCCGAGTTATTATTTTAGCAAAAAAGGTCAATGATCATAGATATGGccttatgaaaaattaaatgtaaataaaattgaacatattataatgaaaataatgattttGGTACCTGCCACCATACGTAcaaacattagaaaaaaaatggagaCTATCGGGACAACggtcggctgatttggcgtgaaaTTGCTCTATAATCCGTTAGCTTCACGAATTCTTACCCTCTAAAAATTCGTTTTCCATCTCTGTAAACATCTGTACCTTCcgatttgcaactggcacgaatTGTTTGTTGcaaatttttatctcataaATTATAACTTCTTCAATCATTGTCcatttataaaacaaaatgtGATCATCTATTTAAACTGAATTTTTTTAACTAATGCTGTTTTGAACAGCTGGTCATTTATTAATCCATACTCTGTTATGTTTTTCCTATACTAGCCTTCCATTATTCAATGTATTCCAACGcagtatcgatttttttttcacagttttaatAAATTTAGCATACTATGTTTCACCTGAATTAACTAGAGTTTTAAGAACagtttgtacagggttttccaactttaaattccgaaagtaaattgaaataaaacacacttagaattcgaatttcgatgaaacttttatttcaaattaaagtctggtttatgccattatgtgtgaaatacaacatcattcaaatgtccacctaaggtttcctcgcacaccttgatccggaacaggtaattttcgattacttttcggcacatatggggcggtatctcggtcataacttcacgaatgttgtctttcaaatgttcaagagtttgcggagagttggcatagacacggtctttcgcataaccccacaaaaaaaagtctagcgggttcaaatcgcatgatccgGACGGCCAAtgggcatcaccaaaacgcgaaattgtgcgtccctcaaatttcgttcgcaatatggccatgttcggtcgtgttgtgtggcacgtggcgccgtcctgctgaaaccacatgtcatccgtatccatatcttcaacttgtggcaaaaaaaaatcggttaacatgcggccatagcgctcaccattcacagttaccgtctcgccgtcctcattttcaaagaaatacggcccgattactccaccagaccataatgcgcaccaaacagtgacttttggcggatgcaatggcctctcaacaatcacgtgtggattttctaagCCTCATATACGGAaaatttgggtgttcacatagccaccgagctcgaaatgtgcctcatcgctgaagaaaatttgatgcgaaaattcagcattttgctgctgttgttcgttcacccaatcgacgtatgcccgacgcattccatggtcaccacgctctaatttttgtaccagttggactttatatgtatgtaggtgcaagtccaaatgcaaaattcgccacaatgatgtgtttgaaaagcccaattgctgagcacgccgtggaatcgaaacatgcGGGTCATcatccacactggcagcaacagcagcaatattttcggccgaacgcacattacgatgatgcacaggtttcacaatatccgctacggatccagtttgttcgaatttgcgcactacattagcgattgtgtgctctgtatgtcgtccatgacgaccaaaatccgtccgtaatgctcgaaaaacatttgccggtttttcattatttttatagtataatttaataaaattaacacgttgtgcgatgctataacgatccatattgtaaaatggcagacattcaactaacgatatgacgctttggttgacagctatgtcaaacggttgtcagcgcagggctgtatactttcggaagcccgaaatggaaaaccctgtacctcGCTAGTCGAAAATACTTCTCCCCTTCACGTTGAAGAGTTCTAATAAAAtgatagaaaaattaaaaaaaatctgtggtAGAAAGCAACCATTGCTTGCGGCACGGGTTTTCAAACAAATCGCGTAGTACAACAAGACAtacttttttctctttatacTCCAAAtacggtactgtcccgttaaaaacggtacgtttggtcagcctaagtAAAGAAAACTTTTATTTCGATAAAATATTGATAAAGTTCAACTCGAATTAATTTGAGTTCAATCGAATTAAACATTACTTTATATTTTGGGGAAATTTATATCCAAAATACTGATACATATTGATAATATTTATAATATTGATAATATTCCTACAGGGCTTCGCACTTCAATACTCGGATCAGCACTGTTGTCCGCAATGTGTTCAGGATATGTGTCGCTTCAACGATCAGATGTACCCGGAAGGAGAGTCGTGGCGTAGTGCGGACGGATGCCTCGAGTATCAATGTGTTAAGGAGAATGGTTTGTTGTCCATAACTGCCGAACCAAAGCAGTGCCCAATAATGATGGACTGTCCATTGGAAAATGTTGTGTTGGAAAATTGTTGCAGGGTTTGCAATTTCACTATTGATGAACCACCTGCGCCTCCCGAACCGATTCAAGGAATGGAATTTTACGATGAGTTGGATTATACGAACCATGTGTGTAAAAGACAGTGCCTGAAAGGAAGAAAACCACTACACTGTTATTACAAGTTTGAAATAGAATGGTATGAGACGATGAGCAAAGCATGTTATGAGTGTCCGTATAATGCTACAGACTGTAGCCGTCCGCACTGTATTCCCGGCGATGGAGTTAAGAGAAACGTGATGGTCATCAATCGAATGATGCCGGGGCCTTCTATTGAGGTTTGTGAAAACGATATAATCATCGTCGATGTGGAGAACCATCTGATGGGTGAAAGTACGACAATCCATTGGCATGGTCTACATCAGAAGCGAACACCATATATGGACGGCGTTCCACATATTTCCCAGTGTCCGATTAGTCCGGAAACAACTTTTAGATATACTTTTAAGGCCGATAACCCAGGGACTCACTTCTGGCACTCCCACACGGGAATGCAGAGAGGGGATGGAGCGTTTGGTGCACTGATTATCAGAAGAGATAACGATCCTCAGCGCATAATGTATGATTACGACTTGTCGGATCACGTGATAACCGTCCAGGACTGGGGACATGTCGGTGGAGTTCAAATGTTCACTGCACATCATCATTCAACGGGAGATAACAAACCgccaaatattttaattaaTGGTCGTGGCAAATACTTTAAGCGATTTCCAAAAACCAGTATTACCACTACCACATCGAATCCGATTTCTACCACAGCCAAAACTTTGAATGATGCAGAATTGCTGCAAAATTCGAACGATACCAACCTAAAGCTACTATCCATCGAGCCTCAAGCTAATAACACCACCGACTCGAGTAGTTCAACGCGTCCTTTGTCGCGAACCAAACGTCAGTCACGAACCGTAAATTTCAATGCTGTCGTTGTTCCAGAATCCGAACACATCCCGCTGAAAGTGTTCTATGTCGAACAGATGAAGCGCTATCGATTTCGTCTCATCAACGCCGAGTTTTTGAACTGTCCCGTGGAGCTCTCGATCGAGGGTCACAACATGTCCGTTATCGCATCCGATAGTTTCGACATAAATCCGGTGGATGACTTAGCTTCATTCGTTAGCTACGCCGGAGAGCGATTCGATTTCATTTTGAGAGCGAATCAGCCTATCGGCAACTACCTTATGCGATTCCGTGGCCTAATGGACTGCGACGAACGATTCACCGCTGCTTATCAGGTGGCAGTGTTGCGGTACAAAGGAGCCCCCGAAGTGGAGTTCGAGGAGTGGCCCAGTTATGATTTTCCGCTGGAAGGATTGCAACTTAATTCGCTCAACAAGGGAACGGGTCATAGTGATACGCTATCGATTGCAGAGACCACCTCCCGGGACCAGGAGGATTTGTTGCTGCTCAAGGAGAAGACTGATTTCAAATTTTACGTGTATTACGATTTTTACGCCAAAGATAACCCACACTTCCATGTGCCGGATTTGTATGGTTTTAAAGATGGTAAATCGCAGAGAATcataaaattactttcaaatgACTAAAATTGCATTCATTGTTCTTTCACAGTGATCAACAGCACTAACCGACTCTACACGCCCCAGTTGAACCACATATCGATGCGTATGCCGAAGATTCCCATGATGCCGGGCAAGGACCAGCTCGACGAGAGTCTCTTCTGCAACGCCAGCTCGTTAATGGAGCGGGGCGTAAATTGCCGCGAGGAGTTCTGCCAGTGCAGCCATGTGCTACAAGTACCGCTGCACTCAACCGTTGAGATGGTACTGATTGACGAGGGATTTACATTCGATGCCAACCATCCGTTTCATCTGCACGGCCACGCGTTCCGAGTCGTTGGAATGGAACGATTAGCGGCGAATATAACCGCGGAGGAAGTGAAGCGGCTGGACGAGGAGGGAAAGATCAAAAGGCGGCTGAAGGGTGCACCAATCAAGGACACCGTTACTATTCCCGACGGGGGTTACACCATCATTCGGTTCATAGCAAACAATCCAGgtaattgattttgtttttcctACTGAGCGAATCAACTAAAGGATTGTTTGTTATTATTACAGGCTATTGGTTGTTCCATTGCCACATCGAATTTCACGCCGAGATCGGAATGGCTCTGGTGTTGAAAGTGGGGGACAAATCGGAAATGATTTCAGCACCACGCGATTTCCCTACATGCTATGACTTCAAACCCGATTTAGGTAAAACGCAGTATTCCAGCGGATGGACGTTATCCGCTCGGAAAAGTGCCTACCAGCAGCTCATGTCAGTAGTGGTAATAGTGGTGATGACAAAGATATTTGTGCGATTGTGATATTTATTGTtaaatgtttgtttattgttCAAACTGTTATTTCTAATAAAAAGAACACAAAAACTAAAGCAAGGttcagtggcgtagcgtgaccggaTGACCGGTGGGTGTCTTGGGTGTCACCCCTCCAATTAAATCTTGTTATGAAGCCTTTCTTTTCGTtctctaatgaaaaatcaaatttacagATCCAAGAAACCTAAATTTGAGGGTGATTATAAATTATGAAACGGGTGTTTTTGAggcttttgtttttgaattaacAGAAATTGAAAATAACCGCGCAATAGCGATCACCATTGTCAGCAACATTGTTCTCATCTTCAACTTTAatcttcctatactcgcgcataggtctgacagacctaGAATGAATGAGGtgactgaattaaatgactattaaaactgaatgaagttaaagaaacaatattttctggagttttttaaccaattatatatatatttttttaaataaataccaataacgtctaaaaatacacaaaaccaatattacagagacgcgcacagtctgtgagtacacgagtttcgatttttgcgcgagtataggagtgttaaagaaTTACAGGCCAATGATTCCTCCGGACCACAACCCGCACCAAACAATACATTTTTCGGGATGCATTGGCAGCTCTCGTATCATTTGTGTGTGCTCATGTGACCAAATACGACAATATTGTTTATCAACGTATCCATTCAACCAAAAATGTGATTCATCGCTGAAGCATTTTTAACAGAGCATTGACTTTgatgatttgaacaaaattcaatttttttgtaaGTTTAACAATGAAATGTCAATCAACACTTGCAACTTTAGTTTTGACACATGGCACGAATTACTTGTGCGTCGGAAaactaaacagaaaaaaatcacgaacaaCAAATCGTAAAATAATTACACGTCTCGACTTACCAGCAGCCAATTGTCTGGACGCATCGTCAAAGTCAACAGAGTTTGTCAATTTACTTCCGATTGACAACAAAAACAATCCATTTAAACATGCCGATCCCATCGTTGACTgcgaataatttttaattaatttcaactTTGATAAGCCTCTTCCACTGGGTACCATAAAAACGCAAATCGTTAGTGACAGCTTCAAACTCACTGTAACATTTGGAAGCGTTTTAGCAGTTCCATTTCATGAAGAACTGTAACACTTCTAATGATTGGCATCGTCTAGGTTAAGTCCAGCGGCCTTTCAATGTCCACGGAACCTTTAAGTTTCTAGTAACTACTCGCTTTCCGAAACTGCGCCGTAAAATTTTGCAAATTTGGGAATCAAATACTGCTCAAGATACATGTTAAATTACGATTACTTATATGGCGATTTTGGTGAAAACGATCAATGCTCTTTTCTGCAACAAGCAAAATTACCAGCATGTTGTCCTCATAATTTCGAAGAGTGGCTTACACACCCTTGAAtacggcttttttgttttgctttcccTACAAAACCTGAACTCCTCCTGACATAGTTGGGACGTTGTCGAAAATTGAGAACGGCACTTGTTGTAGTAGACAAATtacatgccaactcgactggccgttggcagcaccatctcaggtaGCAGcgaaacattgtgggtgtaaacacatgggtcttttaagcaactttgtatacttgaaatattccaaaagaaATAGACTACTTTCAAAATAGGGTCAAAAAAtgatcttgattttttacaaaaaattataattcaaaaactataatacctacaaaatttgggtcaaaggatgaaatgtaggaaattgtttttgttctcattagaaaatatcaagcaaatttttgaataaaacattcatttaaaaaaatatttttctcgaaaacatgttttttttaaattctaaagaAAATAGATATGAGTtgcccatacaatttccaaaaaGTCAGCCATatattggaagatgggcacttttacaggaaaaaagtttttcgaacaacaactttttcatgtttttctttgaaaaattactattaaattttaattcgtaacatttgtatgtataaaaTATCGCGATTTCCatactctgctaacttttttctaatcagaaacatgtcaagaacatgtcaaacgcgataatttacacacaaaaatgtaacgagtaaaacattatttttttcaggggtCTCCATAAAAAAATGCCCTATATtctagaaactataaaagatagaaagttgacgtctctgacgaaaattcatattttaataagatctaaaactttgtcgaatacactatatcgctattttgacatcaaacaaaattaggattagttgtaatttttataaagataacatgttgttgttagaaaaaaaatttccctgtaaaagtgcccatcttccgatatatGAACAACTTATTAgaaattgtaaggactattcatatatatattttttttgagaattttgacaattacttttttgagaaaaattaattttaatttttaagatatttttttttcagcaaaattaatttaaaaaaaaattttggtgttttttttatgaaaatattaacaatttcctacatttcagcCTTTGACCcaaattttgtagatattatagtttttgagtcagaagtgtttgtaaaaaatcaagaaaaatttgttggttcatttaaaaaagtagtctaattgttttcgaatatttcaagtagggtaaatgatcttggtttgtccgatctggggtgttttcacgcaactagtaaatgcaaatcgattttttttaatgaaaattacacataattgattcgagtttgggtttgttaaaaaccccaagtctctagttgctaatactaccataaggtgttgaaattattcaaatttttatgttttttaacgattttcctcaaagaggaatcatgatcatggtttgagcacctctgatcatagtttgtccaaaaaaatgattatggtttgtccggtattagaaatcaccatttttgaatgaaaacattcgaattctcaagtagatgttgcgtttatcattgcttgagtttacagtcatcatattgatccattcataatttaggctttctttagaatattgccttttcttgggcattttaaaagtgttaccctcaacacactcaatacagagaaactttatttctgctatgcgcgaaggacataataaacaaact from Toxorhynchites rutilus septentrionalis strain SRP chromosome 3, ASM2978413v1, whole genome shotgun sequence encodes:
- the LOC129775791 gene encoding uncharacterized protein LOC129775791; the protein is MTCNKRHYQHRRFRTQGLRRLLAIVSLASLASAAYGQLVSSGCDPSKCPPPVVVAENLLQVGERAVKELVNCCEVTRVRCDYSKCPPLRQFCDAERTVRPRIVQGRCCTLYECDDFSRQEQCEVDINGTITRKHIGEKWFSMVNSTTCMNFECLRSSTLEPFVNSIGITCNASCTAGFALQYSDQHCCPQCVQDMCRFNDQMYPEGESWRSADGCLEYQCVKENGLLSITAEPKQCPIMMDCPLENVVLENCCRVCNFTIDEPPAPPEPIQGMEFYDELDYTNHVCKRQCLKGRKPLHCYYKFEIEWYETMSKACYECPYNATDCSRPHCIPGDGVKRNVMVINRMMPGPSIEVCENDIIIVDVENHLMGESTTIHWHGLHQKRTPYMDGVPHISQCPISPETTFRYTFKADNPGTHFWHSHTGMQRGDGAFGALIIRRDNDPQRIMYDYDLSDHVITVQDWGHVGGVQMFTAHHHSTGDNKPPNILINGRGKYFKRFPKTSITTTTSNPISTTAKTLNDAELLQNSNDTNLKLLSIEPQANNTTDSSSSTRPLSRTKRQSRTVNFNAVVVPESEHIPLKVFYVEQMKRYRFRLINAEFLNCPVELSIEGHNMSVIASDSFDINPVDDLASFVSYAGERFDFILRANQPIGNYLMRFRGLMDCDERFTAAYQVAVLRYKGAPEVEFEEWPSYDFPLEGLQLNSLNKGTGHSDTLSIAETTSRDQEDLLLLKEKTDFKFYVYYDFYAKDNPHFHVPDLYGFKDVINSTNRLYTPQLNHISMRMPKIPMMPGKDQLDESLFCNASSLMERGVNCREEFCQCSHVLQVPLHSTVEMVLIDEGFTFDANHPFHLHGHAFRVVGMERLAANITAEEVKRLDEEGKIKRRLKGAPIKDTVTIPDGGYTIIRFIANNPGYWLFHCHIEFHAEIGMALVLKVGDKSEMISAPRDFPTCYDFKPDLGKTQYSSGWTLSARKSAYQQLMSVVVIVVMTKIFVRL